One window of Candidatus Microthrix subdominans genomic DNA carries:
- a CDS encoding Ppx/GppA family phosphatase, which yields MSVDEPTETSGQDLGAIAAIDIGTNSIHTVLARVLDRGRYEVLTREKATVRLGSGGGDMDTLDADAIDRGIAALTRAAQLAVERNALVVAVATSAVREASNSKAFIRRARDEAGVSVEVISGVEEARLIHLGVLGALPVFDRPHALIDIGGGSTEVLYGTGDEVTASRSFKLGAIRTTRRFFPDGLFGEGPEKARSRQMRAAQAHVASALAPFATAVADLPAEVVAGCSGTIETLAAMARAKAGENGRSANGSTMTRRELDAVVDAILEATSLDDLKSLPGMEPSRADIIVGGALIVQGAMDAFGWERLTISEGSLREGVLEEAQARLTGGDTAHLADLRRHSVEHLLIATDEDPDHARCIARLSLAIFDGLERVHGLGAEHRELLEAGALLANVGLMISHSAHHKHSYYIVRNTDRLSGFNDREIEMVAQLARFHRKARPDEQRHPEFGALSLVDRAVVRTLAGILRVAVGLDRSHANKVGDVEVLVSADEVSVVASPTEAGGDIDLELYAGAANTNLLAEVLGRSVSVSGAA from the coding sequence GTGAGCGTCGACGAACCCACCGAAACCTCCGGGCAGGATCTCGGCGCCATCGCTGCGATCGACATCGGCACCAACTCGATCCACACCGTGTTGGCGCGAGTGCTCGACCGGGGACGCTACGAGGTGTTGACCCGCGAGAAGGCCACCGTTCGGCTCGGGTCGGGCGGCGGCGACATGGACACCCTGGACGCTGATGCGATCGACCGGGGCATCGCTGCCCTGACCAGGGCGGCGCAGCTGGCTGTCGAGCGCAACGCTCTCGTCGTCGCCGTGGCGACCAGCGCCGTGCGCGAGGCCTCCAACTCCAAGGCGTTCATCCGTCGGGCGCGCGACGAGGCCGGCGTGAGCGTCGAGGTGATCTCAGGGGTCGAGGAGGCTCGGTTGATCCACCTGGGTGTTCTGGGTGCGCTGCCGGTATTCGATCGGCCCCATGCGCTGATCGATATCGGGGGTGGAAGCACCGAGGTGCTCTACGGCACCGGCGACGAGGTGACCGCGTCGCGCAGCTTCAAGCTGGGCGCCATTCGGACCACCCGTCGGTTCTTCCCTGACGGATTGTTCGGCGAGGGGCCCGAGAAGGCCCGCAGCAGGCAGATGAGGGCAGCCCAGGCTCACGTGGCATCAGCGCTGGCACCGTTCGCCACTGCTGTGGCGGACCTGCCGGCCGAGGTGGTGGCCGGGTGCTCGGGGACGATCGAGACGCTGGCGGCCATGGCGCGGGCCAAGGCGGGGGAGAACGGGCGGTCGGCCAACGGGTCGACGATGACCCGCCGCGAGCTCGACGCCGTGGTCGACGCCATCCTGGAGGCGACGTCGCTCGACGACCTCAAGTCCCTGCCCGGGATGGAGCCAAGCCGGGCCGACATCATCGTTGGAGGGGCCCTGATCGTTCAGGGCGCGATGGACGCCTTCGGGTGGGAGCGCCTGACCATTTCGGAGGGCTCCCTGCGCGAGGGGGTGCTGGAGGAGGCCCAGGCACGGCTGACCGGCGGCGACACAGCGCACCTGGCCGACCTTCGTCGCCATTCGGTGGAGCACCTGCTGATCGCCACCGACGAGGACCCCGACCATGCCCGCTGCATCGCTCGCCTGAGCCTGGCGATCTTCGATGGCTTGGAGCGGGTGCACGGCCTGGGCGCCGAACACCGCGAGCTGCTCGAGGCCGGTGCGCTGCTGGCCAACGTGGGGCTGATGATCAGCCACAGCGCCCACCACAAGCACAGCTACTACATCGTCCGCAACACCGACCGTTTGTCCGGGTTTAACGACCGCGAGATCGAGATGGTCGCCCAGCTGGCCCGCTTCCACCGCAAGGCCCGCCCCGACGAGCAGCGCCACCCCGAGTTTGGCGCCCTATCGCTGGTCGACCGGGCGGTCGTGCGCACCCTGGCCGGCATCCTGCGGGTGGCTGTGGGCCTCGACCGCTCGCACGCCAACAAGGTGGGCGACGTCGAGGTGCTGGTCTCGGCCGACGAGGTGTCGGTGGTGGCAAGCCCCACTGAAGCGGGCGGCGATATCGACCTGGAGCTGTACGCCGGTGCGGCCAACACCAACCTGCTGGCCGAGGTGCTCGGCCGGAGCGTCAGCGTCTCCGGCGCGGCGTGA
- the mscL gene encoding large conductance mechanosensitive channel protein MscL, with the protein MIEDFKKFINQGSVLDLAVGLVIGAAFAVVINSFVDGLLSPLVGLILPNTDSLATASFTISGAEFMWGSVIIAVINFLAIAAAVFFVVVRPYNHWKERSATDADVEPTNEEKMVALLEEIARQPR; encoded by the coding sequence ATGATCGAAGACTTCAAGAAGTTCATCAACCAGGGCAGCGTGTTGGACCTGGCAGTCGGCCTGGTGATCGGCGCCGCTTTTGCGGTGGTGATCAACTCCTTCGTCGACGGCCTGCTCAGCCCACTGGTCGGGCTCATCCTGCCCAATACCGACAGCCTCGCCACGGCCAGCTTCACGATCAGCGGAGCAGAGTTCATGTGGGGCTCGGTGATCATCGCTGTCATCAACTTCCTCGCCATCGCCGCCGCGGTGTTCTTCGTGGTCGTGCGCCCCTACAACCACTGGAAGGAACGGTCGGCCACCGACGCCGACGTCGAGCCGACCAACGAGGAGAAGATGGTGGCGCTGCTCGAAGAGATCGCCCGCCAGCCTCGCTAG
- a CDS encoding type IV toxin-antitoxin system AbiEi family antitoxin domain-containing protein — protein sequence MLDEAALRELAATQHGVASRVQLQQAGLTPRAIRHRIATGRWVSIGRNVVALGPVPTDIWGRAQAGVLAVPSATVSHRTAGALHGLPGLSPATRAPIDLSTTVLSAVGPADVRLFRRTHRTRFQHLGGMAITTVPQTLFDLAAVLPVEELDRVVDLSLAQRRLPLSVLELSVEELSGRGVRGTPALRHLLASRRSEGGSESELERLFLEGWTAAGGVPGRQQVQMPWHARVDHLWDDEMVIGENDSRSWHTRERDFDSDRQRDAEAASFGYLTVRITWGQVKYDLEATLVRLAKILRVRAGMASHTST from the coding sequence ATGCTGGACGAAGCGGCCCTGAGGGAGCTGGCGGCCACCCAACACGGGGTTGCGTCACGCGTGCAGCTGCAACAGGCCGGGCTCACCCCTCGGGCAATTCGGCACCGGATCGCAACGGGACGGTGGGTGTCCATCGGTCGGAACGTGGTCGCGCTCGGGCCGGTGCCCACCGACATCTGGGGTCGCGCTCAGGCCGGCGTGCTGGCGGTGCCCAGCGCCACGGTCAGCCATCGAACCGCAGGCGCTCTCCATGGTCTCCCGGGTCTGAGCCCGGCGACCCGGGCGCCCATCGACCTGTCGACGACCGTGCTCAGCGCCGTCGGCCCTGCGGACGTGCGCCTCTTTCGCCGCACCCATCGTACCCGCTTCCAGCATCTCGGCGGAATGGCCATCACCACGGTGCCACAGACCCTGTTCGATCTGGCGGCGGTGCTGCCCGTCGAAGAGCTGGACCGGGTCGTCGACCTGAGCCTTGCCCAGCGCCGACTTCCGTTGTCGGTGCTGGAGCTCTCCGTGGAGGAGCTGTCGGGTCGCGGCGTGCGCGGTACGCCGGCGCTGCGTCATCTGCTGGCATCGCGACGCAGCGAGGGCGGCTCGGAGAGCGAGCTGGAACGGCTGTTCCTGGAGGGCTGGACCGCGGCCGGGGGCGTGCCGGGTCGTCAACAGGTGCAGATGCCATGGCACGCCCGGGTCGACCACCTGTGGGACGACGAGATGGTGATCGGCGAGAACGACTCCCGCAGCTGGCACACCAGGGAGCGTGATTTCGACTCGGATCGCCAACGCGACGCCGAGGCGGCCTCGTTCGGATACCTGACCGTGCGCATCACCTGGGGGCAGGTGAAGTACGACCTTGAGGCAACGCTCGTGCGTCTGGCCAAAATCCTGCGGGTCAGGGCTGGAATGGCCAGCCACACCTCAACCTAG
- the rsgA gene encoding ribosome small subunit-dependent GTPase A, producing MQQRELGWDDAWESTWAAAATDHLIPARITRIDKGGLSVDGAGVSFGRQLIVANKEARDAVVGDWCGLNPDAARIEVRLPRRSVLERRSPGADRDDLALSAKAVAANLDHLLVLQPLDTGVNPARLVRELVIAWESGARPAVVLTKSDQVDATQLAAARSAATVAAPGVDVVAVSNLTGSGLDELRPLLAPGVTVALLGASGAGKSSLVNALAGRRVALTGNVRESDLRGRHTTVTGQLLALSGGGLLIDTPGIRGVGLWQAWDGLALAFPEVTSAARSCRFEDCAHQGEDGCAAETAVSTERLEQYRSLADELTRLDEQLEVRSRDRQRETNQRARRKAQRRRPKG from the coding sequence GTGCAGCAACGCGAGCTCGGCTGGGATGACGCTTGGGAATCGACCTGGGCGGCGGCGGCAACCGACCACCTGATACCCGCCCGCATCACCCGCATCGACAAGGGCGGGCTCAGCGTCGACGGTGCCGGGGTGTCCTTCGGACGGCAGCTGATCGTCGCCAACAAGGAGGCCCGGGACGCGGTGGTCGGCGACTGGTGCGGCCTCAACCCCGACGCCGCCCGCATCGAGGTGCGCCTGCCGCGTCGCAGCGTGCTCGAGCGTCGGTCGCCCGGGGCAGATCGCGACGATCTCGCTTTGAGCGCCAAGGCGGTGGCCGCCAACCTCGACCACCTGTTGGTATTGCAACCCCTCGACACCGGGGTCAACCCCGCCCGGCTGGTGCGCGAGCTGGTGATCGCCTGGGAGAGCGGAGCCCGGCCGGCGGTGGTGCTGACCAAGTCCGACCAGGTCGACGCCACCCAGCTGGCCGCCGCCCGGTCGGCGGCAACGGTGGCCGCGCCCGGGGTCGACGTCGTCGCTGTGTCCAACCTCACCGGCAGCGGCCTCGACGAGCTGCGGCCGCTGTTGGCGCCGGGGGTCACCGTTGCGCTGCTGGGTGCATCGGGGGCGGGCAAGTCCAGCCTGGTCAACGCTCTGGCCGGGCGGCGGGTGGCGCTCACCGGCAACGTCCGCGAAAGCGACCTGCGGGGGCGCCATACGACGGTCACCGGGCAGCTGTTGGCGCTGAGCGGGGGCGGGCTGCTGATCGACACCCCCGGCATCCGCGGCGTTGGGCTGTGGCAGGCCTGGGACGGCCTGGCGCTCGCCTTTCCCGAGGTGACCTCGGCAGCGCGCTCATGTCGCTTCGAGGACTGCGCCCACCAGGGTGAGGACGGCTGTGCCGCCGAGACGGCCGTATCGACCGAGCGCCTGGAGCAGTACCGCTCGCTCGCCGACGAGCTCACCCGGCTGGACGAACAGCTCGAGGTGCGCTCCCGCGACCGGCAGCGGGAGACCAACCAGCGAGCCCGTCGCAAGGCCCAACGGCGCCGACCCAAGGGCTAG
- a CDS encoding transcription elongation factor GreA produces the protein MANTHELSQAAYDRLSAELNTLTSSGRLEIAEKIEAARELGDLKENGDYHAAKDEQGKMEARIGQIAGLLEDAVVVGDDGPIDAVRTGVTVSLRYEGDDEIDRYLYGSIEEQSGDIDVVSPTSPLGVQLGGKKVGDTVSFTAPNGNVLNVEIVAIDL, from the coding sequence ATGGCCAACACCCACGAGCTGTCACAGGCTGCCTACGACCGACTGAGCGCCGAGCTGAACACCCTGACGTCCAGTGGACGCCTGGAGATCGCCGAAAAGATCGAGGCCGCCCGCGAGCTGGGCGACCTCAAGGAGAACGGCGACTACCACGCGGCCAAGGACGAACAGGGCAAGATGGAGGCCAGGATCGGTCAGATCGCCGGACTCCTCGAGGACGCTGTGGTCGTCGGCGACGACGGCCCGATCGACGCGGTGCGAACCGGCGTGACGGTTTCACTGCGCTACGAGGGTGACGACGAGATCGACCGCTACCTGTACGGGTCGATCGAGGAACAGTCGGGCGACATCGACGTCGTCTCCCCCACCTCACCGCTCGGTGTGCAGCTTGGAGGCAAAAAGGTGGGCGACACCGTCTCGTTCACCGCACCCAACGGCAACGTGTTGAACGTGGAGATCGTGGCGATCGACCTCTGA
- the leuC gene encoding 3-isopropylmalate dehydratase large subunit — translation MSPTTNPAGPRTISQKVWDNHVVHSAPGEPDVLYIDLHLVHEVTSPQAFEGLRMAGRTMRRPELTLATEDHNVPTADIGAPIVDPVSRKQIDTLRSNAKDYGVTAYPMGNKLQGIVHIIGPEQGLTLPGMTIVCGDSHTATHGAFGSLAFGIGTSEVEHVMATQCLSQVRPKTLGINVDGELPAGSTAKDIILAILGRLGTGGGIGYIAEYRGSAIRALSMEGRMTVCNMSIEAGAKAGLIAPDQTTYDYVEGRPHAPTGEAWEQALADWAQLVTDDDAVFDKEIFLDAAEIRPHISWGTNPGQVVPLDGAVPDPASFDDPTEAAAAARALEYMDLSAGQPMKEVGVDVIFIGSCTNARIEDLRAAAAVVRGRTIASNLRTYVVPGSHAVKAQAEAEGLDAVFSDAGFDWREPGCSMCLGMNPDTLAPGERSASTSNRNFEGRQGRGGRTHLVSPEVAAATAIAGHFAEPADL, via the coding sequence GTGTCCCCCACCACCAACCCCGCAGGCCCACGCACGATCAGCCAAAAGGTGTGGGACAACCACGTCGTCCACTCGGCCCCCGGCGAGCCCGACGTGTTGTACATCGACCTGCACCTGGTACACGAGGTGACCTCTCCCCAGGCGTTCGAGGGCCTGCGCATGGCCGGCCGCACAATGCGCCGCCCCGAACTCACACTGGCCACCGAGGACCACAACGTGCCCACCGCCGACATCGGCGCCCCGATCGTCGATCCGGTGTCGCGCAAGCAGATCGACACGCTGCGCAGCAACGCCAAGGATTACGGCGTGACCGCGTACCCGATGGGCAACAAGCTTCAGGGGATCGTGCACATCATCGGCCCCGAACAGGGCCTCACTTTGCCCGGGATGACGATCGTGTGCGGCGACTCCCACACCGCTACCCACGGCGCCTTCGGTTCGTTGGCCTTCGGCATCGGCACCTCCGAGGTGGAGCACGTCATGGCCACCCAGTGCCTCAGCCAGGTGCGTCCAAAGACCCTGGGGATCAACGTCGACGGCGAGCTGCCGGCCGGTTCGACCGCCAAGGACATCATCCTGGCCATCCTCGGTCGGCTCGGCACCGGCGGCGGCATCGGCTACATCGCCGAGTACCGCGGCTCTGCCATCCGGGCGCTGTCGATGGAGGGGCGCATGACCGTCTGCAACATGTCGATCGAGGCCGGCGCCAAAGCGGGGCTGATCGCCCCGGATCAGACCACCTACGACTACGTCGAGGGCCGCCCCCACGCGCCGACCGGCGAGGCCTGGGAGCAGGCGCTGGCCGACTGGGCGCAGCTGGTCACCGACGACGACGCCGTGTTCGACAAGGAGATCTTCCTCGACGCAGCCGAGATCCGCCCCCACATCTCCTGGGGCACCAACCCGGGCCAGGTGGTGCCGCTCGACGGCGCCGTGCCCGACCCGGCCTCCTTCGACGACCCGACCGAGGCGGCGGCCGCCGCGCGGGCGCTCGAGTACATGGACCTGTCCGCCGGCCAGCCGATGAAGGAGGTGGGCGTCGACGTGATCTTCATCGGATCGTGCACCAACGCCCGCATCGAGGACCTGCGCGCCGCCGCGGCCGTTGTGCGGGGGCGAACGATCGCCTCCAACCTGCGCACTTACGTCGTCCCTGGCTCCCACGCGGTCAAGGCTCAGGCCGAGGCCGAGGGGCTCGACGCCGTGTTCAGCGACGCCGGGTTCGACTGGCGCGAGCCCGGCTGCTCGATGTGTCTGGGCATGAACCCGGACACCCTCGCCCCCGGCGAGCGATCGGCGTCCACGTCGAACCGCAACTTCGAGGGCCGCCAGGGCCGCGGCGGACGCACCCACCTGGTGTCGCCCGAGGTGGCCGCCGCCACCGCCATCGCCGGGCACTTCGCCGAGCCCGCCGACCTGTAG
- a CDS encoding Bax inhibitor-1/YccA family protein produces MANPMLNDKSLEKASTWGPGSAASADTMTQWPPPGMERPVGLDGESRGMTMRGTAWATSVLMALLLLSAAFGWVQTASPTTGFNAAGQQVTNFTIPMLAWVGVGVGFVCLIGLWFRPRMAKFIAPVYALAQGFFVGAISKMYESFQGGIVVQAIGATLAVFLVMLFLYGFRIIKVTDKFRRTVIFATLGIMVFYGISFLISLFAGAQAVSFLSSSTPLSIGFSVIVAGIAAMNLALDFDFIERGEKMGLDRDFEWYGAFGLLVTIIWLYLELLRLLSKLRN; encoded by the coding sequence ATGGCCAACCCAATGCTCAACGACAAATCGCTGGAGAAGGCGTCCACCTGGGGCCCCGGGTCGGCGGCCTCGGCCGACACGATGACCCAATGGCCGCCCCCCGGCATGGAACGCCCTGTAGGCCTCGACGGCGAGAGCCGGGGCATGACGATGCGGGGCACCGCGTGGGCCACCTCGGTGCTGATGGCGCTGCTGTTGCTCAGCGCAGCGTTCGGCTGGGTGCAGACCGCCTCGCCCACGACGGGCTTCAACGCCGCAGGCCAGCAGGTGACCAACTTCACGATCCCGATGCTGGCCTGGGTCGGCGTCGGCGTCGGGTTCGTCTGCCTGATCGGCCTGTGGTTCAGGCCTCGGATGGCCAAGTTCATCGCCCCCGTCTACGCGCTGGCCCAAGGCTTCTTCGTCGGCGCCATCTCCAAGATGTACGAGTCGTTCCAGGGCGGCATCGTCGTGCAGGCGATCGGGGCCACGCTCGCCGTGTTCCTGGTCATGTTGTTCCTGTACGGCTTCCGCATCATCAAGGTGACCGACAAGTTCCGTCGCACGGTCATCTTCGCCACCCTCGGAATCATGGTGTTCTACGGCATCAGCTTCCTGATCAGCCTGTTCGCCGGAGCCCAAGCGGTGAGCTTCCTCTCCAGCTCGACCCCACTCAGCATCGGCTTCAGCGTCATCGTCGCCGGCATCGCCGCCATGAACCTGGCGCTCGACTTCGACTTCATCGAGCGGGGCGAGAAGATGGGCCTCGACCGCGACTTCGAGTGGTACGGCGCCTTCGGGCTGCTGGTCACCATCATCTGGCTGTACCTGGAGCTGCTGCGGCTGCTCTCCAAGCTCCGCAACTGA
- a CDS encoding IclR family transcriptional regulator has translation MPNTGGNRPRAKTSGGEPLDVALAPALATGVGVLDKSMTIVAALEDGPARLSELTDRTGMSRATVHRLASSLDEHGLVRRTTDGSFALGYRLVGLAARALGGSALAETARPTVTALRDVTGESAQLWLPDGEWRVCLLSVEATHELRTIVDEGSRVAIDVGSGGRALQGEAGTAGWVATVGERADGVGSVSAGVLGPSGSVVAAVGISGPVDRLGEDPGARFGADVVAAANELSEALGVPPRHG, from the coding sequence ATGCCCAACACCGGAGGCAACCGGCCTCGAGCGAAGACGAGTGGGGGCGAGCCACTTGACGTTGCGCTAGCGCCGGCGCTCGCCACCGGCGTCGGCGTGCTCGACAAGTCGATGACGATCGTCGCCGCACTCGAGGACGGCCCCGCACGGCTGAGCGAGCTGACCGACCGCACCGGCATGAGCCGGGCCACCGTTCACCGCCTGGCCAGCTCGCTCGACGAGCATGGCCTGGTGCGGCGCACGACCGACGGCAGCTTTGCGCTGGGCTACCGGCTGGTGGGGCTGGCTGCCCGAGCGCTCGGCGGGTCGGCGCTGGCCGAGACGGCGCGCCCGACGGTGACAGCGTTGCGCGACGTCACCGGCGAGAGCGCCCAGTTGTGGCTGCCCGACGGGGAGTGGCGCGTGTGTTTGCTGTCGGTCGAAGCCACTCACGAGCTGCGCACGATCGTCGACGAAGGGTCCCGTGTGGCGATCGACGTCGGTTCGGGCGGGCGGGCCCTTCAGGGCGAGGCCGGCACGGCCGGATGGGTGGCCACCGTCGGTGAGCGGGCCGACGGGGTGGGATCGGTGTCCGCCGGGGTGCTCGGGCCGTCCGGCAGCGTGGTCGCTGCGGTCGGGATCTCCGGCCCCGTCGACCGCCTGGGCGAGGATCCCGGCGCCCGCTTCGGCGCCGATGTGGTCGCTGCGGCCAACGAGCTGTCCGAGGCGCTCGGGGTGCCGCCCCGCCATGGCTGA
- a CDS encoding gamma-glutamyltransferase: MAEPGWASAAGSPDATANGVGLVAAGHEVTADAAALMLAAGGNAWDAAVAAGFAATAAEPLYTSLAGGGFLLATGPGLGSILFDFFVSVPGLGRTRPVEAPVPVPIRFGAATQTFHVGPGSVAVPGLLAGLLAVHRRLGTLPLAQVVAPAIEAAAIGQRVGAMVRVAGLLAPVMGRTPTGAELYLRDGRPLAEDDHFHNPQLAAVLGEVGAGGRDGFAPDELGGAVTSADLDEYRVEERRPLTLDLDGVAGWTNPAPAFGGRLVALGLERLAGDPRGSDRRTPDGALAIADVLVAQGDARRRLVGAVQGTTHLSVIDRWGNLASMTASNGSGSGEFAPGSGVQLNNMMGEEDLHPAGFDAAVPGTRIPSMMAPTALRLDRGGRSVALGSGGSERIRSTITQVTADLVSEALPADQAVAAPRLHWDGSSLQAEPGFPAAVLEALAARYPVVEWGHRDLYFGGLHLVATPDVAVGDPRRGGAIRVIRPE; encoded by the coding sequence ATGGCTGAACCGGGATGGGCGTCCGCTGCCGGCTCACCGGACGCGACGGCGAACGGTGTCGGGTTGGTGGCGGCCGGTCACGAAGTGACCGCGGATGCCGCCGCGCTGATGCTCGCCGCCGGAGGCAACGCCTGGGACGCAGCGGTCGCCGCCGGGTTCGCTGCCACCGCCGCCGAACCCCTGTACACCAGCCTGGCGGGCGGCGGCTTTCTGCTGGCGACGGGGCCAGGTTTGGGGTCGATCCTGTTCGACTTTTTCGTATCGGTGCCGGGCTTGGGTCGCACCCGCCCGGTCGAGGCGCCCGTTCCGGTGCCGATCCGTTTCGGTGCCGCCACCCAGACCTTTCACGTCGGGCCGGGGTCGGTGGCGGTCCCCGGGCTGCTCGCCGGTCTGCTGGCCGTGCACCGGCGTCTGGGCACGTTGCCCCTTGCCCAGGTGGTGGCACCGGCGATCGAGGCGGCCGCCATCGGCCAGCGGGTGGGCGCGATGGTGCGGGTGGCCGGTCTGCTGGCCCCCGTGATGGGACGGACGCCCACCGGTGCCGAGCTGTACCTGCGCGACGGCCGTCCCCTCGCCGAGGACGATCATTTCCACAACCCGCAGCTCGCGGCGGTACTCGGCGAGGTGGGCGCGGGTGGCCGGGACGGCTTTGCCCCCGACGAGTTGGGGGGAGCGGTCACCTCCGCCGATCTGGACGAGTACCGGGTAGAGGAGCGACGGCCCTTGACGCTCGACCTCGACGGTGTCGCGGGCTGGACCAACCCGGCCCCTGCATTCGGTGGCCGCCTGGTGGCCCTCGGGCTGGAGCGTTTGGCCGGTGACCCGAGGGGATCGGACAGGCGCACGCCCGACGGCGCATTGGCCATTGCCGACGTGCTGGTCGCCCAGGGAGACGCCCGCCGGCGTCTCGTCGGCGCCGTGCAGGGCACCACGCACCTGTCGGTGATCGACCGCTGGGGCAACCTGGCGTCGATGACCGCCTCCAATGGCTCGGGCTCCGGAGAGTTCGCACCCGGCTCGGGCGTCCAGCTGAACAACATGATGGGGGAGGAGGACCTGCACCCCGCCGGGTTCGACGCCGCGGTGCCGGGCACGCGGATCCCGTCGATGATGGCGCCGACCGCCCTGCGCCTCGACCGTGGGGGTCGATCCGTGGCGCTCGGCAGCGGCGGATCGGAGCGCATCCGCTCGACGATCACCCAGGTGACCGCCGACCTGGTCAGCGAGGCCTTACCGGCCGACCAGGCGGTGGCCGCCCCCCGTCTGCACTGGGACGGCTCGTCGCTCCAGGCCGAGCCGGGCTTCCCGGCGGCGGTGCTCGAGGCGCTCGCCGCCCGATACCCGGTGGTCGAATGGGGTCACCGGGACCTGTACTTCGGCGGGCTCCACCTGGTGGCCACGCCGGACGTGGCCGTCGGCGACCCCCGCCGCGGCGGCGCAATCCGAGTGATCAGGCCGGAATGA
- the leuD gene encoding 3-isopropylmalate dehydratase small subunit, with protein MEPVRIITGRAVPLDRSDVDTDQIIPSDWLKRVERTGFDRGLFSEWRDDRNFVLNDERYQGANILVAGPNFGTGSSREHAVWALQQYGFDAVISPRFGPIFVNNATKVGLVPVTVSFELGERLLRALEDDPSLMLEIDVETATVEVQSLGVEERFELEPSAQHRLVNGLDDIALTLSHADAISAFEARRPAWMPSLATAG; from the coding sequence ATGGAACCCGTCCGCATCATCACCGGCCGCGCCGTGCCCCTCGACCGCTCCGACGTCGACACCGACCAGATCATCCCCTCCGACTGGCTCAAGCGGGTCGAGCGCACCGGCTTTGACCGGGGCCTGTTCTCCGAATGGCGCGACGACCGCAACTTCGTGCTCAACGACGAGCGCTACCAGGGGGCCAACATCCTCGTCGCCGGGCCCAACTTCGGCACCGGATCGTCGCGGGAGCACGCGGTGTGGGCGCTGCAGCAGTACGGCTTCGACGCGGTGATCTCACCCCGGTTCGGGCCGATCTTCGTCAACAACGCCACCAAGGTCGGTTTGGTGCCGGTCACGGTCAGTTTCGAGCTGGGCGAGCGCCTGCTGCGGGCGCTCGAGGACGACCCGTCCCTGATGTTGGAGATCGACGTCGAAACCGCCACCGTCGAGGTGCAGTCGCTCGGTGTCGAGGAGCGCTTCGAGCTGGAGCCGTCGGCCCAGCACCGCCTGGTCAACGGCCTGGACGACATCGCCCTCACCCTGTCCCACGCCGACGCCATCAGTGCCTTCGAGGCCCGGCGACCAGCATGGATGCCCAGCCTGGCGACCGCCGGGTGA
- a CDS encoding 1,4-dihydroxy-2-naphthoyl-CoA synthase has product MAPPVSDLFDPQRWEDVPGFDDLNDITYHRAVDQGTVRVAFDRPEIRNAFRPDTVDELYRVLEHARTTSDVGCVLLTGNGPSPKDGGWAFCSGGDQRIRGKDGYRYAEGDTAESIDPARSGRLHILEVQRLIRFMPKVVICVVPGWAAGGGHSLHVVSDLTLASREHARFKQTDADVASFDGGYGSAYLARQVGQKFAREIFFLGDEYSADDAHRMGMVNAVVDHERLEEVALEWGAKINGKSPMGQRMLKYSFNLIDDGLVGQQLFAGEATRLGYMTDEAAEGRDSFLEKRDPDWSPYPWYY; this is encoded by the coding sequence ATGGCACCGCCTGTTTCGGACCTGTTCGACCCGCAGCGCTGGGAGGACGTTCCCGGCTTCGATGACCTCAACGACATCACCTACCACCGGGCCGTCGATCAGGGCACGGTGCGGGTGGCCTTCGATCGGCCCGAGATCCGCAACGCGTTCCGGCCCGACACCGTCGACGAGCTCTACCGGGTGCTCGAACACGCCCGGACCACCTCCGACGTCGGCTGCGTGCTGCTGACCGGCAACGGCCCGTCCCCCAAGGACGGCGGATGGGCGTTCTGTTCGGGTGGCGACCAGCGCATCCGGGGGAAGGATGGCTACCGCTACGCCGAAGGCGACACCGCCGAGAGCATCGACCCGGCCCGCTCCGGCCGGCTGCACATCCTGGAGGTGCAACGCCTCATCCGCTTCATGCCCAAGGTGGTGATCTGCGTCGTGCCCGGCTGGGCCGCAGGCGGCGGGCACAGCCTGCACGTCGTCTCCGACCTGACGCTGGCCAGCCGGGAGCACGCCCGTTTCAAGCAGACCGACGCCGATGTGGCCAGCTTCGACGGCGGCTACGGGTCGGCCTACCTGGCCCGCCAAGTGGGCCAGAAGTTCGCCCGGGAGATCTTCTTCCTCGGCGACGAATATTCGGCCGACGATGCCCACCGCATGGGCATGGTCAACGCCGTGGTCGACCACGAGCGGCTCGAGGAGGTGGCGCTGGAGTGGGGGGCCAAGATCAATGGCAAAAGCCCGATGGGCCAACGCATGCTGAAGTACTCCTTCAACCTGATCGACGACGGCCTGGTCGGCCAGCAGCTGTTCGCCGGGGAGGCCACCCGCCTGGGTTACATGACCGACGAGGCAGCCGAAGGCCGGGACTCGTTCCTCGAGAAGCGTGACCCGGACTGGTCCCCCTACCCCTGGTACTACTAG